Proteins encoded by one window of Pseudomonas tructae:
- a CDS encoding TatD family hydrolase, translating to MLVDSHCHLDRLDLTAHQGSLDAALDAARARGVGHFLCIGISADNAQAVKDLSERYSDVDCSVGIHPLDLTPDGAPPLDWLLKELEHPHVVAIGETGLDYHYEPEAAQVQQDSFRLHLEAAKVTGKPVVIHTRAARADTLSLLREADLSQAGVLHCFTEDWDMARAALDLGYYISLSGIVTFRNADALRDVARQVPADRLLVETDSPYLAPIPYRGKANLPQYVREVAEFVAMVRGESYEQLAAQTTANFKRLFPLARVA from the coding sequence ATGCTTGTAGATTCCCATTGCCACCTCGATCGTCTTGATCTCACTGCCCATCAGGGCTCCCTCGATGCGGCTCTGGATGCGGCCCGCGCGCGTGGCGTCGGGCACTTCCTGTGCATCGGCATCAGCGCCGACAACGCCCAGGCGGTCAAGGACCTGAGCGAGCGCTACAGTGACGTCGACTGCTCGGTGGGCATCCACCCGCTCGATCTCACGCCTGATGGTGCGCCGCCGCTGGACTGGTTGCTCAAGGAGCTGGAACATCCGCACGTGGTGGCCATTGGCGAGACCGGTCTGGACTACCACTACGAGCCGGAAGCGGCGCAGGTGCAGCAGGACTCGTTCCGCCTGCACCTGGAGGCGGCCAAGGTCACGGGCAAGCCGGTGGTCATTCACACCCGAGCGGCGCGCGCCGACACCTTGAGCCTGCTGCGCGAGGCCGACTTGAGCCAGGCCGGGGTGCTGCACTGCTTCACCGAAGACTGGGACATGGCCAGGGCGGCGCTGGACCTTGGCTATTACATTTCGCTGTCGGGCATCGTCACCTTCCGCAATGCCGATGCGTTGCGCGATGTGGCCCGGCAGGTGCCGGCCGATCGGCTGCTGGTGGAGACCGACTCGCCATACCTGGCGCCGATCCCTTACCGCGGCAAGGCCAACCTGCCGCAGTACGTGCGCGAAGTGGCGGAGTTCGTGGCCATGGTGCGTGGTGAAAGCTATGAGCAACTGGCCGCGCAGACGACGGCCAACTTCAAGCGACTGTTCCCGTTGGCCCGGGTAGCCTGA